The sequence CGCTCCGAGCCAACCACCCCATATTGTACGACATTCCGGGCGATTCTGCATTGCCGGAATGCCGGCCGGTACCGGCCAGTCCTTACCCTCAGGCAGACGGAGCGTCGGAATGCGTTCATCCCGGGCACGGCATCGGGTGGTTCTCGCCAGCACGCTGCTCCTGGCACTGACCGCGGCCTGTACCGCTGGCGACCGTGGTGCCTCGGTGCCCGCTACCGCGACCGCGACCGCTCCAACGCGACGTCCCAACATCGTGTTCATCCTGCTCGACGATGTCCGCTATGACGACATGGTCGACCACCCGTTCGTGGATCTGCCGAACTTGAAGCGGCTGGCCACCGAAGGCGCCTCATTCCGACGCTTCTTCACCTCGGCACCGCTCTGCTCGCCCAGTCGCGCCGTGTTCATGACGGGGCAGTACCCGTTCCACAACGGCATCGTCGACAACGGTGAGCGCGCCGAGCTCAGTCACCAGCTCGTCACCTTTCCCAAGTTGTTGCAGGACGCCGGCTATCACACCGGCTTCTTCGGCAAATGGCATATGGGGCATGAGGATGATTCGCCACGGCCCGGCTTCGATCGCTGGGTGAGCTTCGTCGGGCAGGGCGTCTACTTCGACCCGACGCTGAACGTGGACGGCGTGGTGGCCGGCGTGAAAGGCTACATGACAGATATTCTGACCGCGCATGCGGTGTCGTTCATCAAGGCCGCGCCGGCCGACACGCCGTTTCTGGCGTTCATCGCACAGAAGGCGGCGCACCCGGAGATCTATCCGAATCAGGTGCGCTCCTTCCCGCCGGCGCCCGGCGACGAAGGCGCGTTTGCCCACGATTCGATTCCGCACGACATCAGCTGGCGCGCGCCGTTAACCGGCAAGCCGGCGCTCCAGCGCCCGGTCGATGCCAACGATCTGCGCAGTCCGAAAGGCGGGCTACCTGACAAGTACGTGCGCGATCGACTGCGCATGTTGCTCGCGGTCGATCGCGGCATCGGTGTGGTGATCAAGGCGCTGGAAGCGAAGGGCGTGCTCGACGAAACGGTGTTCATCGTGACCAGCGATCAAGGCTTTTTCTATGGCGAGTTCGGGTTGGCGCAGGAACGTCGGTTGGCGTACGAGCCGAGTACGCACATTCCGCTCATCGTGCGCTACCCGGGCGTCGTTCCTGCCGGCGTGAAGCCGAATGCGCTGGCCAGCAACGTGGACATCGCGCCGACGGTGCTCGAACTGGGCGGCGCGACCATACCGGCCACGATGGATGGGCGCTCGCTGCTACGCGCCCTGCGCAATGATTCCTCGACCATTCGCGACGAGCTGCTGATCGAGTACTACTCCGATACGGAATTCCCACGCATCAAGGGCATGGGATACAAGGC is a genomic window of Gemmatimonas sp. containing:
- a CDS encoding sulfatase-like hydrolase/transferase; amino-acid sequence: MRSSRARHRVVLASTLLLALTAACTAGDRGASVPATATATAPTRRPNIVFILLDDVRYDDMVDHPFVDLPNLKRLATEGASFRRFFTSAPLCSPSRAVFMTGQYPFHNGIVDNGERAELSHQLVTFPKLLQDAGYHTGFFGKWHMGHEDDSPRPGFDRWVSFVGQGVYFDPTLNVDGVVAGVKGYMTDILTAHAVSFIKAAPADTPFLAFIAQKAAHPEIYPNQVRSFPPAPGDEGAFAHDSIPHDISWRAPLTGKPALQRPVDANDLRSPKGGLPDKYVRDRLRMLLAVDRGIGVVIKALEAKGVLDETVFIVTSDQGFFYGEFGLAQERRLAYEPSTHIPLIVRYPGVVPAGVKPNALASNVDIAPTVLELGGATIPATMDGRSLLRALRNDSSTIRDELLIEYYSDTEFPRIKGMGYKAVRTDRYKFIRYDELKGMDELYDLQADPHELRNLLPDSAPPGLRDELSARVDRLLKRPAGKPTP